From one Drosophila subpulchrella strain 33 F10 #4 breed RU33 chromosome 3L, RU_Dsub_v1.1 Primary Assembly, whole genome shotgun sequence genomic stretch:
- the LOC119553143 gene encoding uncharacterized protein LOC119553143 produces the protein MLQEKVETTGYVPQYFLSLPRKIKKLLLYRFLFATLLCSWLDYQMLAIFLCINLFEVGRPLVSLNEIMGWTLFSVYTSILMLFIRLSMVGYGLMLCHVHYASPRWYKYKLLKIVNEFPIRICLFSWILSTTVVSSLLYASFVELVDENDSLGGSWYYLMTFGCFCGISYFHKHHGRCLRRFPLPIVHLDMKERLLQIWCSQLKCSGKEAFVPTLLYALIYWPYIGYLEATEFGGVITGFTVILKQPTRLFQGWLLSTFILAKLSIVREVFGLIMQRQLSLINDSRRLHEYLDINLFNMIVERFQYFFCMMQMKPMPLDVQRYNLSLPIAMALDSADIYGFQLLASRDFYAAMSGNLCSELFKQQCSKRNQKWNELCDVILEMADDFIARMESCLETAPRIKVCNLLRKQVPKKSQLRSLVKPTPAPQRVSSICRGPPQCRMPEQIWCACNLGKYLHDRILDHWNCLWPRLPAIPRYYNFFYDIDRLAQLNHQLRCGEPLVWALQGLVCICMRSLKEDIFGYIQSDLCRILACLLKVEEKLITAEEMQVRERGKLCSSHDLLMLAINRCLYKMLFTFGPHLDYIVDNMQLVEKCKRRMELIP, from the coding sequence ATGTTGCAGGAGAAGGTCGAGACCACTGGCTATGTGCCCCAATATTTCCTGTCGCTGCCGCGTAAGATCAAAAAACTATTACTATATCGCTTTCTATTTGCCACATTACTGTGCTCATGGTTGGATTATCAGATGCTTGCGATTTTCTTGTGCATCAATTTATTTGAGGTGGGAAGGCCCCTGGTTTCCCTTAATGAAATCATGGGATGGACTCTCTTTTCAGTATATACCTCCATTTTAATGTTGTTTATACGATTGAGTATGGTGGGTTATGGTTTGATGTTATGCCACGTACATTATGCAAGTCCTCGGTGGTACAAATACAAACTGTTGAAGATTGTCAACGAGTTTCCCATACGTATTTGCCTATTTTCATGGATACTCTCAACAACTGTCGTAAGCAGCTTGTTATATGCATCCTTCGTGGAATTAGTAGATGAAAATGACTCGTTGGGAGGATCCTGGTATTACCTCATGACATTTGGTTGCTTTTGTGGGATTTCCTATTTCCACAAGCATCATGGAAGATGTCTAAGAAGATTCCCACTGCCCATAGTGCATCTTGATATGAAGGAACGCCTCCTCCAAATCTGGTGTAGCCAATTAAAATGTTCTGGGAAAGAAGCCTTCGTTCCAactttattatatgcactaaTATACTGGCCGTATATAGGTTACTTGGAAGCAACTGAATTTGGTGGAGTCATCACGGGATTTACTGTGATTTTAAAGCAACCTACACGACTTTTTCAAGGTTGGTTGCTATCCACCTTTATCCTGGCCAAGCTAAGCATAGTTCGAGAGGTTTTTGGCCTGATTATGCAGCGTCAACTATCTTTAATCAATGATTCGAGGCGCCTGCACGAGTATCTAGATATCAATCTATTTAACATGATAGTAGAGCGCTTCCAGTATTTTTTCTGCATGATGCAAATGAAACCTATGCCATTGGATGTGCAACGTTATAACCTTTCTTTACCAATTGCCATGGCTTTGGATTCGGCGGATATATATGGCTTTCAATTACTGGCATCCCGTGATTTTTATGCCGCCATGTCGGGCAATTTATGCAGTGAATTATTTAAGCAGCAATGTTCCAAGAGAAATCAGAAATGGAATGAATTATGCGACGTTATACTGGAAATGGCAGATGATTTTATTGCCAGGATGGAATCCTGTTTGGAGACTGCACCTCGCATAAAGGTCTGCAATTTGCTGAGGAAGCAAGTCCCCAAGAAGTCGCAACTTAGATCTTTGGTAAAACCAACTCCAGCCCCACAACGAGTTAGCTCTATATGCCGAGGACCTCCACAATGTCGAATGCCCGAGCAAATTTGGTGTGCCTGTAATCTGGGAAAATATCTTCACGATAGGATACTTGATCACTGGAATTGTTTATGGCCAAGATTGCCAGCAATTCCGCGATACTATAACTTTTTCTACGACATAGATCGTCTGGCTCAGCTCAACCATCAGTTGCGATGTGGAGAGCCTCTGGTTTGGGCCCTTCAAGGACTCGTTTGCATTTGCATGAGATCCCTAAAGGAAGATATCTTTGGCTATATCCAAAGCGATCTGTGTCGAATTCTCGCATGTCTTTTGAAGGTGGAGGAAAAGTTGATCACCGCAGAGGAAATGCAGGTGAGAGAGCGTGGAAAACTATGCTCCAGCCATGATCTTTTAATGTTGGCCATAAACCGCTGTTTATACAAAATGTTGTTTACCTTCGGTCCCCATTTGGACTACATAGTGGATAATATGCAGTTGGTGGAGAAATGCAAACGTAGGATGGAGTTGATACCCTAA
- the LOC119553156 gene encoding lipoyl synthase, mitochondrial: MLRALKSHVEAPIVVVTRAASTNAEKLEEIRERLAKGPNFQDFVQNPENSKLEWENYEGKLRREKGEEQRLRLPPWLKTTIPVGKNYAKIKAQMRELKLSTVCEEARCPNIGECWGGGEHGTQTATIMLMGDTCTRGCRFCSVKTARKPPPLDVNEPVNTATAIASWGLDYIVLTSVDRDDLPDGGSKHIAETVREIKARNSNIFVECLVPDFRGNLECVETIANCGLDVYAHNIETVEKLTPYVRDRRAHYRQTLQVLTEAKKFNPNLITKSSIMLGLGETDEEIENTLKDLREAGVDCLTLGQYMQPTNKHLKVIEYVTPEKFKHWEVRGNELGFLYTASGPLVRSSYKAGEFFITSILENRKKRQNANAVPEQ; this comes from the exons ATGTTGCGAGCTTTAAAATCACACGTGGAGGCCCCCATAGTGGTTGTCACC CGTGCGGCATCAACAAATGCGGAAAAGCTCGAGGAGATTAGGGAGCGTCTGGCCAAGGGACCCAATTTCCAGGACTTTGTCCAGAATCCGGAGAACTCGAAACTCGAATGGGAGAACTACGAGGGAAAGCTGCGTCGCGAAAAGGGCGAGGAGCAGCGCCTGCGACTGCCGCCCTGGCTGAAAACCACGATTCCCGTGGGCAAGAACTACGCCAAGATCAAGGCCCAAATGAGGGAGCTCAAGCTCTCCACTGTCTGCGAGGAAGCCCGCTGTCCCAACATCGGCGAGTGCTGGGGGGGTGGCGAGCACGGCACCCAGACAGCCACGATTATG CTCATGGGCGACACTTGCACTCGAGGCTGTCGATTCTGTTCAGTTAAGACGGCACGAAAGCCACCACCGCTGGACGTAAATGAGCCTGTGAACACCGCCACGGCCATAGCCTCGTGGGGATTGGATTACATTGTCTTGACCTCAGTAGATCGGGATG ACTTGCCAGACGGCGGCTCGAAGCACATAGCTGAAACTGTTCGGGAAATTAAAGCGCG TAATTCGAACATCTTTGTGGAGTGCCTGGTGCCAGATTTTCGTGGCAATTTGGAGTGTGTGGAGACGATTGCCAACTGCGGCCTGGATGTTTATGCGCACAACATTGAGACGGTGGAGAAGCTCACACCCTATGTGCGAGATAGACGTGCCCACTACCGCCAAACCCTGCAGGTGCTAACTGAAGCGAAGAAATTTAATCCCAATCTCATCACAAAGAGTTCCATTATGCTGGGTCTCGGAGAGACCGACGAGGAGATCGAAAATACCCTGAAGGATCTCCGGGAGGCCGGAGTCGATTGTTTGACTTTGGGCCAGTACATGCAGCCCACGAACAAGCACCTCAAGGTCATCGAATACGTTACGCCAGAGAAGTTCAAGCACTGGGAGGTGCGAGGAAACGAACTGGGATTCCTGTACACGGCCAGTGGTCCTCTGGTTCGAAGCTCTTACAAAGCCGGCGAGTTCTTTATCACGAGCATTTTGGAGAACCGCAAAAAGAGGCAAAACGCCAATGCAGTTCCCGAGCAGTAG